One genomic segment of Stigmatella erecta includes these proteins:
- a CDS encoding sugar phosphate isomerase/epimerase family protein, translating to MTLRFAYNTNGVANHRLGDALRLIADSGYDGVALTLDHHHFDPFAPNLVCRAEMLAGLLEQLGLGLVVETGARFLLNPRAKHEPTLISPEAEGRAQRLDFLRRAVDVCATCRGEAVSFWAGVPRRGEVELKDTWRWLVDGVARLSDHAASRGVVLAMEPEPGMLVETVDAWRQLQEEVKLLGSAPFKLALDVGHLLVTQERVPADAVREFAPVLGTVALEDMKRGVHEHLPFGEGDLDVVPVLRELIEARYDKLVCVELSRDAHRAHTMVPGAIEWLRARMPADEGVAA from the coding sequence ATGACCTTGCGCTTCGCGTACAACACCAACGGGGTGGCCAATCACCGTCTCGGAGACGCGCTGCGGCTCATCGCCGACAGCGGCTATGACGGGGTGGCCCTCACGCTGGATCACCACCACTTCGATCCCTTCGCCCCCAACCTTGTCTGCCGCGCGGAGATGCTGGCGGGGCTGCTGGAGCAGCTCGGGCTCGGGCTGGTGGTGGAGACCGGCGCGCGCTTCCTGCTCAACCCCCGGGCCAAGCACGAGCCCACCCTCATCAGCCCCGAGGCGGAGGGCCGCGCGCAGCGGCTCGACTTCCTGCGCCGGGCGGTGGACGTCTGCGCCACCTGCCGGGGCGAGGCGGTCTCCTTCTGGGCGGGCGTGCCCCGGCGCGGCGAGGTGGAGCTGAAGGACACCTGGCGCTGGCTGGTGGATGGCGTGGCCCGCCTGTCGGACCATGCCGCCTCCCGGGGCGTGGTGCTCGCCATGGAGCCCGAGCCCGGCATGCTGGTGGAGACGGTGGATGCGTGGCGCCAGCTCCAGGAGGAGGTCAAGCTCCTGGGCTCTGCCCCCTTCAAGCTCGCCCTGGACGTGGGGCACCTCCTGGTGACGCAGGAGCGCGTGCCCGCGGACGCCGTGCGCGAGTTCGCCCCGGTGCTCGGCACCGTGGCCCTGGAGGACATGAAGCGGGGCGTGCACGAGCACCTGCCCTTCGGCGAGGGAGACCTGGACGTCGTCCCGGTGCTCCGCGAGCTCATCGAGGCGCGCTACGACAAGCTCGTCTGCGTGGAGCTGTCCCGGGACGCGCACCGCGCGCACACCATGGTGCCCGGGGCCATCGAGTGGCTGCGGGCCCGGATGCCCGCGGACGAGGGGGTGGCGGCATGA
- a CDS encoding glycosyltransferase family 4 protein, with protein sequence MSQNALRVCFISRRFFPAISGMSVYALNLVQELVACGHDVTMVSQYRNDAAGASVYGGGPPPGIPGARVVGRESQGEQRINDGLPASFEQDVEDMVATVEKEHRVRPFDVIHAQYGYPCGLAALEASRRLGLPNVVSIQGGDGHWVGTCCGTHKQAMLAVLGHSGSLLIGSRTFAEEVKGHHGTPLERFTIVPGATDTRRFSPRDEQALGALRQPPVLLYHGRVDARKGVMELLDAVKRLVVRDGRTLKLLVSGIGPDVDAVKARVAREGLQGSVEFTGYTPYADAPHLYRRGDIFVSPTYAEGFSNTILEAMAAGLPIVSTRAVGVLDCLEDGRNGLLVPPQDADALADAIARMLEDEELRRRLARTALDEVRELYSWQAVGRRIQQVYKDLRGTRPDTRWTNVYDPATTEVNADPSCRFRSAPHLL encoded by the coding sequence ATGAGCCAGAACGCCCTGCGCGTCTGCTTCATCTCCCGCCGCTTCTTTCCGGCCATCTCCGGCATGAGCGTCTACGCGCTCAACCTGGTGCAGGAGCTGGTGGCGTGTGGCCACGACGTGACGATGGTCAGCCAGTACCGCAATGACGCGGCCGGGGCCTCCGTCTATGGCGGCGGGCCGCCCCCGGGCATTCCCGGCGCCCGCGTGGTGGGCCGCGAGTCCCAGGGCGAGCAGCGCATCAACGACGGCCTGCCGGCGAGCTTCGAGCAGGACGTCGAGGACATGGTCGCCACCGTGGAGAAGGAACACCGCGTGCGCCCGTTCGACGTCATCCACGCCCAGTACGGCTACCCCTGCGGCCTGGCGGCCCTGGAAGCGAGCCGGCGCCTGGGCCTGCCCAACGTCGTGTCCATCCAGGGGGGGGATGGGCACTGGGTGGGCACCTGCTGCGGCACCCACAAGCAGGCCATGCTGGCGGTGCTGGGCCACTCCGGCTCGCTGCTGATCGGCAGCCGCACCTTCGCCGAGGAGGTGAAGGGCCACCACGGCACCCCGCTGGAGCGCTTCACCATCGTCCCGGGCGCCACGGACACCCGCCGCTTCTCTCCCCGGGACGAGCAGGCACTCGGGGCGCTGCGGCAGCCGCCCGTGCTGCTCTACCACGGCCGCGTGGACGCGCGGAAAGGCGTGATGGAGCTGCTGGATGCGGTGAAGCGGCTGGTGGTGCGCGACGGCCGGACGCTGAAGCTGCTCGTCTCCGGCATCGGCCCGGACGTGGACGCGGTGAAGGCCCGGGTGGCCCGCGAGGGCCTGCAGGGCAGCGTGGAGTTCACCGGATACACGCCCTATGCGGACGCGCCCCACCTGTACCGGCGCGGCGACATCTTCGTCTCGCCCACGTACGCGGAGGGCTTCTCCAACACCATCCTCGAGGCCATGGCGGCCGGGCTGCCCATCGTCTCCACCCGGGCCGTGGGCGTGCTGGACTGCCTGGAGGATGGGCGCAACGGCCTGCTCGTGCCGCCCCAGGACGCGGACGCGCTGGCCGATGCCATCGCCCGCATGCTGGAGGATGAGGAGCTGCGGCGCCGCCTGGCGCGCACCGCGCTGGACGAGGTGCGGGAGCTGTACTCGTGGCAGGCGGTGGGCCGGCGGATTCAACAGGTCTACAAGGACCTGCGGGGCACCCGGCCGGACACGCGCTGGACGAATGTGTATGACCCCGCCACCACCGAGGTGAACGCGGATCCCTCCTGCCGCTTCCGGAGCGCCCCCCACCTCCTATGA
- a CDS encoding PIG-L deacetylase family protein has protein sequence MSTALFLSPHLDDVAFSCGGTLARLKARRWKIVLATVFTRSVPCPTGFALACQTSKGLSPDMDYMALRRAEDRSFAAWMGVDELVWLDLPEAPHRGYHSPGALFAPPRTDDHIMPTLEDRLSLLMEDVRPDLVFAPQALGSHVDHVQLVRTLPALNVQVSQILWYRDTPYAVRQPQAKPDYSLPDGLRPLALNVTAELSRKVSGCVCYRSQIPFQFGGEAEVAPTLEIFHQQEAADYGQAGHAEVFLAGRTFESEWRGRL, from the coding sequence ATGAGCACTGCCCTCTTTCTTTCTCCCCACCTGGATGACGTCGCCTTCTCGTGCGGCGGAACGCTGGCCCGGCTGAAGGCACGGAGGTGGAAGATCGTCCTGGCCACCGTCTTCACCCGCTCGGTGCCCTGCCCCACCGGCTTCGCCTTGGCATGCCAGACGAGCAAGGGGCTCAGCCCAGACATGGACTACATGGCGCTGCGCCGCGCGGAGGACCGCTCCTTCGCGGCGTGGATGGGCGTGGATGAGCTGGTGTGGTTGGACCTGCCGGAAGCCCCGCACCGGGGCTACCACAGCCCCGGGGCCCTCTTCGCCCCGCCCCGGACGGACGACCACATCATGCCCACGCTGGAGGACCGGCTCTCGCTGCTGATGGAGGACGTGCGCCCGGACCTGGTGTTCGCCCCCCAGGCCCTGGGCAGCCACGTGGACCACGTGCAGCTCGTCCGGACGCTGCCCGCGCTGAACGTCCAGGTGTCTCAGATCCTCTGGTACCGGGATACCCCGTACGCCGTACGGCAGCCCCAGGCGAAGCCCGACTACTCGCTGCCCGACGGCCTGCGGCCCCTGGCCCTGAACGTGACGGCGGAGCTGTCCCGCAAGGTGTCCGGGTGCGTCTGCTACCGGAGCCAGATCCCGTTCCAGTTCGGCGGGGAGGCGGAGGTGGCCCCCACGCTGGAGATCTTCCACCAGCAGGAAGCCGCCGATTACGGCCAGGCGGGCCATGCGGAGGTGTTCCTCGCGGGACGCACCTTCGAGTCCGAGTGGCGGGGACGGCTCTGA
- a CDS encoding carboxypeptidase-like regulatory domain-containing protein, whose translation MTACDNRPVVDQGEEDTCENEWVVLSVKVVTAEGVAVKGATVTATSLETEQSITGVTDETGISRAVNESLAPGKTRLSAIAGSKVSSSSEVEWTCDGCHCNPEPGMVELQLNP comes from the coding sequence ATGACCGCCTGTGACAACAGGCCGGTCGTGGACCAGGGCGAAGAGGACACCTGCGAGAACGAGTGGGTCGTCCTGAGCGTCAAGGTGGTGACGGCCGAGGGCGTCGCCGTCAAGGGCGCCACGGTGACCGCGACGAGCCTGGAGACCGAGCAGAGCATCACCGGCGTCACGGACGAGACGGGCATCAGCCGCGCGGTGAATGAATCGCTCGCCCCGGGAAAGACGCGGCTGAGCGCCATCGCCGGCTCCAAGGTCTCCTCCTCCTCCGAGGTGGAGTGGACCTGTGACGGCTGCCACTGCAACCCCGAGCCCGGAATGGTCGAGCTCCAGCTCAACCCCTAA
- a CDS encoding WD40/YVTN/BNR-like repeat-containing protein, with product MRLTLLPRFSLGGALLLGFLLFTARVFASQPVAPIGDSLGLTVPAQRHVVRMAPPGGGVAWLVALQQRGQQGKGLGLWRSNDEGQTWSPAGPIQNDWTHQDTADLLPVGSDVALVYSYEGSTFTGSSRHDVYFQWWRYQAATQSWTPTAAVRVFDSPDATTGYSRAELARDAQGRLWVHAFRLEPDGSNTAVLAVSTDGGSTFQPQQSLAQLPRRAGGRLLHLGDRLLFLYGQQGTGPAWFRVRKDSAPLGAWEPPQQAFAEGIYHGFSLSAVSPGPGRMHLVYKSSAEQLFYRAFTGTGFGPPTPLVSAGNWTLQPAITLVGEELVIFTNPAVTLNTHHTLSAQVLSGGSISPPRVLEGSTRFRGYLAAPEHLPTSVPRVPCLSAETPDPNSAGVAAVAFFPRGGNRPGLEVVHTNTTHRFLTLAPSGSAYAVRLDDSPSRLYVSTDGARTWSFQGRHPQGAEFRFMAAMSDGTLLASTLRQGRNAISRSGDGGVTWSDVLSIGDYRLLTPRSFAELDSTLYILEYQTFTTADTPIRLYASTDRGQTWQVRHTFSGHRHGHGLAVDPVRHALWAFFGDTLRQSGTFRSTDGGSTWKSIAPGALGRVVDATVMEDGSLLYAQDNVYLPPRPYIVQLQPDGTYVELALLPGPSYSAFAASAGAYVVGSAREPGGDVYPEGEESAHVWASFNTLDWEKLLSYRRVSTEATVRADVYYELPSGLLILQLQNAQGFGPGGHGYQLLRVTRRP from the coding sequence ATGCGATTGACTCTGCTCCCACGCTTTTCCCTCGGGGGGGCCCTGCTTCTGGGGTTTCTGCTCTTCACGGCCCGTGTCTTCGCCTCGCAGCCAGTGGCGCCCATTGGCGACAGCCTGGGGTTGACGGTCCCGGCCCAGCGTCACGTGGTGCGGATGGCCCCTCCAGGAGGGGGCGTTGCCTGGCTGGTGGCGCTCCAGCAACGGGGTCAGCAGGGCAAGGGGCTCGGCCTGTGGCGCAGCAATGACGAGGGCCAGACGTGGAGCCCTGCCGGCCCGATCCAGAATGACTGGACCCATCAAGACACGGCGGACCTGCTCCCCGTGGGCTCGGATGTGGCCCTGGTGTACTCCTACGAAGGCTCCACCTTCACCGGCTCTTCCCGGCACGACGTGTACTTCCAGTGGTGGCGCTACCAGGCGGCCACCCAGAGCTGGACGCCCACGGCCGCCGTGCGCGTCTTCGACTCGCCAGACGCCACCACCGGCTACAGCCGCGCGGAGCTGGCCCGCGACGCCCAGGGCCGGCTGTGGGTCCACGCCTTCCGCCTCGAGCCGGATGGCTCCAACACCGCGGTGCTGGCCGTCAGCACGGATGGGGGCAGCACTTTCCAGCCCCAGCAGTCCCTGGCCCAACTGCCCAGGCGCGCCGGCGGCCGGCTCCTGCACCTCGGGGACCGGCTCCTGTTCCTCTACGGGCAACAGGGCACAGGCCCCGCCTGGTTCCGGGTGCGCAAGGACAGCGCGCCGCTGGGCGCCTGGGAGCCGCCGCAGCAGGCCTTCGCCGAGGGCATCTACCATGGGTTCTCCCTCAGCGCGGTGTCCCCGGGCCCAGGCCGCATGCACCTGGTCTACAAGTCCTCGGCGGAGCAACTCTTCTACCGGGCCTTCACCGGCACGGGATTCGGTCCCCCCACCCCCCTGGTGAGCGCCGGGAACTGGACCCTCCAGCCCGCCATCACGCTGGTGGGCGAGGAGCTCGTCATCTTCACCAATCCCGCCGTGACCCTGAATACGCACCACACGCTGTCGGCGCAGGTGCTCTCGGGCGGCAGCATCAGCCCCCCCCGGGTCCTGGAGGGCTCGACGCGCTTCCGAGGCTACCTGGCGGCCCCGGAGCACCTGCCCACCTCGGTCCCCCGCGTGCCCTGCCTGAGCGCGGAGACGCCGGACCCGAACTCGGCCGGAGTGGCCGCCGTCGCCTTCTTCCCCCGGGGAGGAAACCGGCCCGGCCTGGAGGTGGTGCACACCAACACCACCCACCGCTTCCTCACGCTGGCGCCCTCGGGCAGCGCGTATGCGGTGCGGCTGGATGACTCCCCGAGCCGCCTGTATGTGAGCACCGATGGGGCGCGGACCTGGAGCTTCCAGGGGCGGCACCCGCAGGGGGCCGAGTTCCGCTTCATGGCCGCGATGTCCGATGGGACGCTGCTGGCCAGCACCCTCCGCCAGGGCCGCAACGCCATCTCCCGCTCGGGGGATGGGGGTGTAACCTGGAGCGACGTGCTGTCGATCGGCGACTACCGCTTGCTCACCCCACGCAGCTTCGCGGAGCTCGACAGCACGCTGTACATCCTCGAGTACCAGACCTTCACGACAGCGGACACGCCCATCCGGCTGTACGCGAGCACGGACCGGGGCCAGACGTGGCAGGTGCGCCACACCTTCTCCGGGCACCGCCACGGGCATGGGCTGGCGGTGGATCCGGTGCGCCACGCCCTGTGGGCCTTCTTTGGAGACACCCTGCGCCAGTCGGGCACGTTCCGCTCGACGGATGGGGGCAGCACGTGGAAGAGCATCGCCCCGGGAGCGCTGGGGCGCGTCGTGGACGCGACGGTGATGGAGGACGGCAGCCTGCTGTACGCGCAAGACAACGTCTATCTGCCGCCGCGGCCCTACATCGTCCAGTTGCAGCCGGATGGGACGTATGTCGAGTTGGCGCTGCTGCCGGGCCCCTCCTACTCGGCCTTCGCCGCGAGCGCTGGCGCCTACGTGGTGGGCAGCGCGCGCGAGCCGGGTGGAGACGTCTACCCGGAGGGAGAGGAGAGCGCCCATGTCTGGGCCAGCTTCAACACGCTCGACTGGGAGAAGCTGCTCAGCTATCGCCGCGTGAGCACCGAAGCCACGGTGCGAGCGGATGTCTACTACGAGCTGCCCTCGGGACTGCTCATCCTCCAGCTCCAGAATGCCCAGGGGTTCGGCCCCGGTGGCCATGGCTACCAGTTGCTGCGCGTCACCCGGCGCCCATGA
- a CDS encoding DUF2267 domain-containing protein — MATQGKDILQGTGLEQGGKRQEPERAGRAQRSESRSAQTYAFFLRDLEAKGLERKLAEQAIQAVLCVMERRLMSEESRHMEAQLPRKVVALVKRCSEHQGLPYEKFGRAEFLARVTAHLSVPADEAERISCAVLSTVREHLTPGEAEDVLGQLPFELRTLWFQPDSSSRLRISEVMKKGVEWVEPHETLKAVAEKMRTHNIGPMPVCEGDRVLGIITDRDIVIRAVCQGWDPNTTPVSAVMTPQVESIFMDEDLGEAARRMDAKQIRRLLVMDRQGKLVGILSLKAIAEALGEHTAGRPLKAIARSWQPLH; from the coding sequence ATGGCGACACAAGGAAAAGACATTCTTCAAGGCACCGGCTTGGAGCAAGGAGGCAAGCGTCAGGAGCCGGAGCGGGCAGGCCGGGCTCAGCGCAGCGAATCTCGATCGGCCCAAACCTACGCTTTCTTCCTGAGAGACCTAGAGGCCAAGGGGCTCGAACGGAAGCTGGCGGAGCAGGCGATTCAAGCGGTCCTGTGCGTGATGGAACGGCGGTTGATGAGCGAAGAGTCGCGGCACATGGAGGCCCAGTTGCCGAGAAAGGTGGTGGCGTTGGTGAAGCGGTGTTCAGAACACCAGGGGCTCCCCTATGAGAAATTCGGGCGGGCGGAATTCCTCGCCAGGGTGACAGCGCACCTGAGCGTGCCGGCGGACGAGGCGGAGCGCATCAGCTGCGCGGTGCTGTCCACGGTCCGGGAGCACCTCACGCCGGGCGAGGCCGAGGATGTGCTGGGACAGCTCCCCTTCGAGCTGCGGACGTTGTGGTTTCAGCCGGACTCCTCCTCGCGCCTGCGGATCTCCGAGGTGATGAAGAAAGGAGTGGAGTGGGTGGAACCCCACGAGACGCTGAAGGCCGTGGCGGAGAAGATGCGGACCCACAACATCGGGCCCATGCCCGTGTGCGAGGGGGACCGCGTGCTGGGCATCATCACCGACCGGGACATCGTGATCCGGGCGGTCTGCCAGGGGTGGGATCCGAACACCACGCCCGTCTCGGCGGTCATGACGCCTCAGGTGGAATCCATCTTCATGGACGAGGACCTGGGCGAGGCGGCGAGGCGGATGGACGCGAAGCAGATCCGCCGGCTCCTCGTGATGGACCGCCAGGGGAAGCTCGTGGGCATCCTGTCCTTGAAGGCCATCGCCGAGGCACTGGGTGAGCACACGGCGGGCAGGCCGCTGAAGGCCATCGCGCGCTCCTGGCAACCCCTGCACTGA
- a CDS encoding thrombospondin type 3 repeat-containing protein produces MTPGEPATCGDIGRCAAADVDEDGVVSAKDNCPRVFNPTQTDCDGDGRGDACETDPGAYAFKANTMTLCHFDADRHISGITVELYTADVYQDSSCLHLPDRYLKREVSSVHCGFHSASTCKSRVAQRVQELAAQGYQPITDSDQDVCPQPRI; encoded by the coding sequence TTGACCCCCGGAGAGCCGGCGACCTGTGGAGACATTGGCCGGTGTGCCGCCGCGGATGTGGATGAAGACGGCGTTGTCTCTGCGAAGGACAACTGCCCACGCGTCTTCAACCCCACGCAAACCGACTGCGACGGGGACGGGCGGGGCGATGCCTGCGAGACCGATCCTGGAGCCTATGCCTTCAAGGCGAACACCATGACGCTGTGCCACTTCGATGCGGACAGGCACATCAGCGGAATCACCGTGGAACTCTACACCGCCGACGTGTACCAGGACTCGAGCTGCCTCCACCTGCCGGATCGTTACCTCAAACGGGAGGTGTCGAGCGTGCACTGCGGTTTCCACAGTGCGAGCACGTGCAAGAGCCGCGTGGCCCAGCGGGTCCAGGAGCTGGCAGCTCAGGGGTATCAGCCCATCACGGATTCGGATCAGGACGTGTGTCCCCAACCCCGCATCTAA
- a CDS encoding alpha/beta fold hydrolase: MKHKEPKVMTVAGPAGRLIATVEGEGGIPVLFVHGNAGDRTHWAETQHGLATRSVAFDLRGLGESSGGHGPFGVEAAVEDAAAVADALLPEKFVMVGHGFGSAVAGAFAAYYPERLAGLLYVEAPGDLRHGSKADAAAWLENFSAAKYGAFHEHWLAELLLEAKVTTRTLVLKTMRTSRREAIAGYLESLYGYNPEEAFESFKGPTHALVAATGPETLVAQRPTLSHSVAPHASHWLMLDSPQWFHTELVRFLGHCKAHP; the protein is encoded by the coding sequence ATGAAGCACAAGGAACCCAAGGTGATGACGGTCGCCGGACCTGCGGGGCGGCTGATCGCGACAGTCGAAGGCGAGGGGGGGATCCCCGTCCTCTTCGTGCACGGCAACGCTGGCGACCGGACGCACTGGGCGGAGACGCAGCATGGCCTCGCGACCCGCAGCGTCGCGTTCGACCTGCGCGGGCTGGGCGAGAGCAGCGGCGGCCACGGCCCCTTTGGAGTCGAGGCGGCGGTGGAGGATGCCGCCGCCGTGGCGGACGCGCTGCTCCCCGAGAAGTTCGTCATGGTGGGCCACGGCTTTGGGTCCGCGGTGGCCGGTGCCTTCGCCGCGTATTACCCCGAGCGGCTCGCCGGGCTGCTCTACGTCGAAGCGCCGGGAGATCTGCGCCATGGGTCGAAGGCTGATGCGGCCGCCTGGCTCGAGAACTTCAGCGCGGCGAAGTATGGCGCTTTCCACGAGCACTGGCTGGCGGAGCTGCTGCTGGAGGCGAAGGTGACGACACGCACGCTGGTGCTGAAGACGATGCGCACCTCGCGGAGGGAGGCCATCGCCGGATACCTGGAGTCGCTCTATGGCTACAATCCGGAGGAGGCCTTCGAGAGCTTCAAGGGACCTACCCACGCGCTGGTGGCGGCCACCGGCCCGGAGACGCTGGTGGCGCAGCGGCCTACCCTGTCGCACTCCGTAGCGCCGCACGCGAGCCACTGGCTGATGCTCGATTCACCCCAGTGGTTCCATACGGAGCTGGTCCGGTTCCTGGGCCATTGCAAGGCCCACCCCTGA
- a CDS encoding cyclic nucleotide-binding domain-containing protein, with amino-acid sequence MSRITRTDVIRPHALSSESRRQLTDTLYAVHRQIFDGVDRESFAQYVVGSKAEHTWILVHKNAAGDAVGYFALHLFEKQLGGEPLAVFRAEAGLLRAYRGGNVNARFWMERVVRYVLRHPGRRVFYLGALVHPSSYSLFARHCGEVWPRHGQETPPALLSLMTSLASEFGLEQVDPARPLVRRVGWSTQEPDVESEYWKHCDKAEVRYFLASNPGYGQGHGLVTVVPLTLDNLLSMARSLLKRRLHQSLDKLTARMQRAWPGSLPRSVRDVQQLRRVPFLAHLDDTTLRGLAGHAERHVLPAGQPVFQAGNACDGLYLIERGAVYVLAPTGPGETLVDELGGGAIFGEGALLTGERRSASIRTATAAVLVHLPRRALLPLLEKDGPLREGLWKTFSERRFDDLVRGRDGYRHLGRKQRLDVFRHGEHRELAASQWHGLEAGTQLFVPSGTLEFEHDGLMMSQRGALLMEVRRPLRVKALETTRLVLLKPLAAGREHLLLPCQNYWPDRAAA; translated from the coding sequence ATGTCCCGCATTACGAGAACCGACGTCATCCGCCCCCACGCCTTGTCCTCCGAAAGCCGCCGGCAGCTCACCGACACCCTTTACGCGGTTCACCGGCAGATCTTCGATGGGGTGGACCGGGAGTCGTTCGCCCAGTACGTCGTCGGCTCCAAGGCCGAGCACACGTGGATCCTCGTCCACAAGAACGCGGCGGGAGACGCCGTTGGCTATTTCGCCCTGCACCTGTTCGAGAAGCAGCTCGGCGGGGAGCCCCTGGCCGTGTTTCGTGCGGAGGCGGGTCTGCTGCGCGCCTACCGCGGGGGCAACGTCAACGCGCGCTTCTGGATGGAGCGCGTGGTGCGCTATGTGCTGCGGCATCCCGGCCGACGCGTGTTCTACCTGGGCGCGTTGGTGCACCCGTCCAGCTACTCCCTTTTCGCCCGGCACTGCGGCGAGGTGTGGCCGCGGCACGGGCAGGAGACGCCCCCCGCCCTGCTCTCCTTGATGACCTCCCTGGCCTCGGAGTTCGGCCTGGAGCAGGTGGATCCGGCCCGGCCCCTGGTCCGGCGGGTGGGCTGGTCCACTCAAGAGCCAGACGTGGAAAGCGAGTATTGGAAACACTGTGACAAGGCCGAGGTGCGCTATTTCCTCGCATCCAACCCTGGCTATGGCCAAGGGCATGGCCTCGTGACGGTGGTGCCCCTCACCCTGGACAACCTGCTGAGCATGGCCCGGTCCCTGCTGAAGCGCCGGCTGCACCAGTCCCTGGACAAGCTCACGGCCCGGATGCAGCGCGCGTGGCCCGGGTCTCTCCCGCGCTCCGTCCGGGACGTCCAGCAGCTGCGGCGTGTCCCCTTCCTCGCCCACCTGGACGATACCACCCTGCGCGGCCTGGCCGGGCACGCGGAGCGCCACGTGCTGCCCGCGGGCCAGCCTGTCTTCCAGGCCGGCAATGCCTGCGATGGGCTGTACCTGATCGAGCGCGGCGCGGTCTACGTGCTGGCCCCCACAGGGCCCGGAGAGACGCTCGTGGACGAACTGGGCGGTGGCGCCATATTCGGAGAGGGAGCCCTGCTCACGGGCGAACGCCGCTCGGCGTCCATCCGCACGGCGACGGCCGCGGTGTTGGTACACCTCCCCCGCCGGGCGCTCCTGCCGCTGCTGGAGAAGGATGGGCCTCTGCGGGAGGGACTGTGGAAAACCTTCTCCGAGCGGCGCTTCGATGATCTGGTGCGCGGCCGCGATGGCTACAGGCACCTCGGACGCAAGCAACGGCTCGACGTGTTCCGGCACGGTGAACACCGCGAGCTGGCGGCGTCGCAGTGGCACGGGCTCGAGGCGGGCACGCAGCTCTTCGTGCCTTCGGGCACGCTGGAGTTCGAACACGACGGGCTGATGATGTCCCAAAGAGGCGCCCTGCTCATGGAGGTCCGCCGGCCCCTCCGGGTGAAGGCCTTGGAAACCACGCGGCTGGTCCTGCTGAAGCCGCTGGCGGCCGGGCGGGAGCACCTCCTCCTTCCGTGCCAGAACTACTGGCCAGATCGAGCCGCCGCTTGA
- a CDS encoding RICIN domain-containing protein, with protein sequence MGGWLMEWPYQQGNDAQLFTVIRSVYPGYHMVQSKVDGRCLERSGNAFATTPCSNYGGQLFKFTLDPWSSKGPPEMRLYPYMIQSGMGSDADCLHIQAGNLVASQICRVRGQEWTHIFLFGDGMSPLPL encoded by the coding sequence ATGGGCGGGTGGCTCATGGAGTGGCCCTACCAGCAAGGCAATGACGCGCAGCTCTTCACCGTCATTCGCTCGGTTTATCCGGGCTACCATATGGTTCAGTCCAAGGTGGACGGCAGGTGCTTGGAGCGCTCGGGCAATGCATTCGCCACGACGCCGTGCAGCAATTACGGAGGGCAGTTGTTCAAGTTCACCCTTGATCCTTGGTCCTCCAAGGGGCCGCCGGAGATGCGGCTCTACCCATACATGATCCAATCTGGCATGGGCAGCGACGCCGATTGTCTGCATATCCAGGCCGGGAATCTCGTGGCGTCACAGATTTGTAGGGTCAGGGGTCAGGAGTGGACGCATATCTTCCTATTCGGCGATGGAATGAGTCCCCTGCCGCTCTGA